TACTTCCAGTCGACCCAGTCGCCCTTGCGGTCCTCGATGCCGTAGTCGCGCAGGTCGACGAAGGTGTCGGACACGTCCATGATGGCGCCGAGCCATCCCTCTTCGATCGCGACGACGTCGCTGAGGCCGGAGCCGGCGGCGATCTTCGTGAAGGCGTCGGTGCGTGCGTTGCCGCCGGTGTCGATGTTGGTCGCCTCGATCGTGACGTTCGGGTTGAGCTTCTCGTACTCCTTGTAGAGGTCGTCGTAGCCGAAGGTGCCGAAGGTGGTCACGGTGAGTGTGACCTTCTCATCGCCGGCGGCGGCGTCACCGCCGGGCGCTGCGGCAGAGCAGCCGGCGATGGCGAGGGTGGAGACGGATGCGACGGCGGCGACAGCCAGGATCCGTCGGCGTGCAGGTGCGTTCACGGGATCACTCCTTTGTGTGGTGAATGGTGCAGGGGGGTGGTGCTCGGGTCGTGCACAGCATCGTGGGAGCGCTCCCACGACGTGAGACCCCACTGTATGGGAGCGCTCCCACCATGTCAAGGCGTCATTGACACCTGACCGCAGCAAGCCGTCACCTCACCCGGCGCGTACCCTTAGGAGGTGCCCGAAGCCCCGCTTAGCCCTGCCCTCACCCGCGCCGCGTCTCTGATCCGCGAGATCCCCGACTACCCCGAACCCGGGATCCTGTTCCGCGACATCACTCCGCTCCTCGCCGACGCCGAGGCTCTTCGCGTCACGACCGAGGCTCTGATGGAGCCCTTCCTCGGAACCTTCGACGTCGTTGCCGGCATCGAGGCACGCGGCTTCATCCTCGCCGGTGCCGCCGCGATCTCCGCGGGCGTCGGGCTCGTGCCGATCCGCAAGGCCGGCAAGCTTCCGCGACCCGCCGCATCCGTCGACTACGCCCTCGAATACGGCACCGCGACCATCGAGATGCACGACGATCTGCCCCGCGGCACGCGGATGCTGCTGATCGACGACGTGCTGGCGACCGGCGGCACGCTCGCCGCTGGACGCCACCTCGTCGAGACCCTCGGACACACCGTGGCCGGCGTCAGCGTGCTGTTCGAGATCGAGGGCCTCGGCGGGCGCGAGATCGTGGGCGACCTGCACACGGTCTTCCACTCCTGACGGACGCTACTCGGCGGAGGGCTTCTTCTTCCGCTCCTCGCCGACGGTGAGGGCCGCATCCCCCGACGCCGTGTGATCCGGGCGCTCCGGCCCCTTCGGCTGGATGCGCCCGGGCTCGAGCGTGCGGTCGACATCATCCGCGGTGATCACATCGATCTGCCCCGTGACAGCTTCGACGTACCACTCGGTCAGCGCGGGATCCTCGGTGTCGAGGAACGCTCCCGCACCCTCGCCCTCCTTGGTCGCCTGCGCTTCGAACACGAAGTCGTCGCCGTGCTCCTCGATACCGCGCCGCACGCCCTGCGCGATCGCCGCACGGGCGAACTTCTGCCGCAGCACGTACGGATCCGTACGCAGATCCTGCACCCAGGCGAACATCATCCCGATGAGGACGAATGCGAACGGCAGCGCGGAGACGACCATGAGCGACTGCAGCCCGGACAGCGCATCCTGGCCACCCGCGAGCAGAAGCGAGACGGCGATCAGCCCGAGCATCACACCCCACACGATCGTCACCCAGGTGGCGGGCTCGGGGCGTCCGCGCTGACTCATCGAGGCCATGACGATCGACGCGGAGTCCGCGGATGTCACGAAGAAGATGACGATCGCGATCAGGGCGACGACCGAGGTGATGACCCCGAACGGCAGGTTGCCGAGCATGGTGAACAGCATCGCCTCGGGCGAGCCGGAATCGCTGATCCCCATCCCCTCCGACTCCATCCACATCGACGTGCCGCCGAAGATCGCGAACCACGTGAAGCACACGGCCGACGGAACGATGATGACGACCGTGACGAACTCGCGCAGCGTGCGGCCGCGGGAGATCTTCGCGATGAACATGCCCACGAACGGCGACCACGACACCCACCACGCCCAGTAGTACGTCGTCCAGGCCTGCATGAACTCCGCGGTCTCCTCGCCGTGGATCGGGTTGCGCACGAGCATCGTGCCGAGCTCGTTGAAGAAGTCCATGGCAGCGGCAGGGAGGAAGTTCAGCAGCAGCATCGTGGGGCCTGCGATGAACACGAAGAGCGCGAGAACACCGGCGAGCACCATGTTGATGTTGGAGAGCGCACGGATGCCGCGCTTGAGGCCCGACACCGCGGAGAGCACGAACAGGGCGGTCAGGATCGCCATCGCGGCGATGAGGAAGGTGTTACCGACCTCGCCGATGCCCGTGACCACCTCGACACCGCGGCCGATCTGCAGTGCGCCGATGCCCAGCGAGATCGCGGTGCCGAACAGGGTGACGACGATCGCGAAGACGTCGATGACCCAGCCGATCGGTCCGTTCGTGCGCTCACCGAAGATGGGCGTGAAGATCGCCGAGATCAGCGGCGCACGCCCGCGACGGTAGGCGGAGTAGGCGATCGCCCCTCCGACGAGCGCGTAGAACGCCCAGGCGATGGGCCCCCAGTGCAGGGTGGTCTGCGCGAGCGCCGAGTGCATGGCGTCGGCGCTGCCCGGCGCATCGTCGAAGCCGTGCGGCGGGTTGAGGAAGTAGGTGAGCGGCTCGAATGGTCCATAGAAGAGCAGCCCGATGCCGATGCCTGCGGAGAACAGCATCGCGACCCAGGAGACGGTGGAGAACTCGGGCTCCTCGTCGTCGGCTCCCAGGCGGATGCCCCCCGTGCGGCCGTAGCCGATGATGAGCATGAACACGATGACGACGACCGCGAGTGCGCCGAAGAGCCATCCGAAGTACTCGGTGGTCCACGAGAGAGATGCCGCCCCGACGGTGGACACGCCGTCGGGGTCGATGAACGCCCAGACGATCACGCCGAGAGCCAGGGCGGCGGCGATCGCGAAGACGCCCCAGTTCATCGGGAAGATCTTGCCGGTGCGCTCCACGCCAATGCCGGGGATGAGCGCAGGATGCACCAATCCGGGCTTGGTGACCTCTTCGAGAAGTCGTTTCGCGGCGTTGCTGCGGCGCGACTTGGTCGTCGCCGTGGGCGTGGTCTCGCCTGTCTTCGGGTCGATCGGGCTGGTCATCGTCATCTCGCGTTTCGTAACGCCGTCGGATGCTTCAGCGACCCGGCGGTCCTTTCCACGGTAGTCAGGTGCGCATCGCTGCGCGATTCCGTGGTGTGACGCATGCCCCGGGCGTGCCTCCCGCAGGCGGTAGACTGAACATACTCTTCCGCCCGCGACTTCCGGAGCCGTTCATGCCCAAAATCGTCGTTGACGTCATGCCCAAGCCCGAGCTCCTTGACCCGCAGGGCAAGGCCGTGACCGGAGCCTTCGGCCGCCTCGGCGTCACCTCCTTCAGTGAGGTGCGCATCGGCAAGCGCTTCGAGCTGACCGTCGATGGCGAGGTCACCGACGAGCTTCTGGCCGAGGTCAAGAAGCTCGCCGACGACGTGCTGTCGAACTCGGTCATCGAAGACGTCGTGGGCATCGAGGTCGCAGAGTGACCACCCGCATCGGGGTCATCACCTTCCCCGGCTCGCTGGACGACCGCGACGCGCAGCGCGCGATCCAGCTCGCGGGCGCCGAGCCCGTTGCGCTGTGGCACGGCTCGCATGACCTCGAGGGCGTCGACGCTCTGGTCCTCCCGGGCGGCTTCAGCTACGGCGACTACCTGCGTTCGGGTGCGATCGCCGCACTCTCACCGATCATGACCGAGGTCAAGGAGGCTGCCGCCAAGGGCATGCCCATCCTCGGCATCTGCAACGGCTTCCAGATGCTCGTCGAGGCGCACCTGCTGCCCGGCGGCCTGATCCGCAACCATCACCAGCACTTCGTGCGCCGCGACCAGCGCCTGATCGTCGAGAACACGACGTCGGCCTGGACGAGCGAGTTCACGCAGGGTCAAGAGATTGTCATCCCGCTGAAGAACGCAGAGGGCGGCTACATCGCCGACACCGAGACGCTCGACCGCATCGAGGGCGAGGGCCTCGTCGCCTTCCGCTACGCGGGCGTGAACCCCAACGGTTCGCTGCGCGACATCGCCGGCCTCACGAACCCGGCGGGCAACGTCGTCGGCCTCATGCCGCACCCTGAGCACGCCACCGAGCCGGGCTTCGGCCCCGACACCACGGCTGCCATGCGGTCGGGGGTCGACGGGCTGGCGTTCTTCACGAGCGCGATCGCCGCGGTCGCGCGCGTCGCCGCGTAAGACAGACAGAGAGGGGCGGATGCTACGCAGCATCCGCCCCTCTCTTCGTCTCTCCGAGCTACTCGGCCTATCCGAGCGCCGGAGGCCAGACGCCGATGAGGACGGCCATCACGACGACCGTGACGAGCTCGTGCGCGATGTTCATGACCGTCAGCGACGTGGGGCGCCCTTCGAAGGCGTCGTGCGTGATGAAGCGGGCGGCGGTGAAGCCGGCCCACAGCACGATCGAGGTGACGAGCGCCGAGATCAGGAACGATCCTCCGTAGAAGTGCCAGGAGATCGCGGTCGCTCCGGCGAGCACCCACGCTGTCACGAAGCTGACGATGACGGTGGTGATGATCGCCATCGTGGCGCTGGCCGCGGGCTTGTCCATGTCGACGTTCGCGAGCTTCGACCAGCGCGTGCCGAAGACGCCGCGGGCGTACCAGATCGATCCGACGACCATGCTCGACGCCGTCGCCAGCAGTACCGCCCAGTAGTTGATCTCGGGAATCATGATTCCTCCTCACGGCGCGGCCGGCCTGGTCGTCGCTCTGAGGCTGAGCGTAGCGCTCGACTGGTTCGGCGGCGAAAGGCAGGCTGTCGGAGCCGATCGAATCCCGCCTCTGGTCAGAATGCAAGCGCTTGCAGTAGCCTGTTGGCATGACAGAGCTTGAGCAGTTCGCAGCGCCCGGTTCCGAGTGGTGGCGCAGCGCCGTCATCTACCAGATCTACCCCCGCTCCTTCGCGGATGCCTCCGGTGACGGCATCGGCGATCTGCCCGGCATCACGAGCCGCCTCGACGACCTGAAGACCCTCGGCATCGATGCGATCTGGCTCAGCCCGTTCATGACGAGCCCGCAGAAGGATGCCGGCTACGACGTCGCCGACTACCGCGACGTCGATCCGATCTTCGGCACACTTGCCGACTTCGACGAGATGCTGGCGCAGGCGCACGCCCGAGGCATCCGCGTCATCGTCGACCTCGTCCCCAACCACTCCTCCGACCAGCACGAGTGGTTCCAGCAGGCCCTCGCCGCCGCCCCCGGCAGCCCCGAGCGCGCCCGCTACATCTTCCGCGACGGCAAGGGTGAGAACGGCGAGCTGCCGCCCAACAACTGGCAGTCCGTCTTCGGCGGCGGCATGTGGGAGCGCGTGACCGAGGCCGACGGCACTCCAGGCCAGTGGTACCTGCACATCTTCGACGCGACACAGCCCGACTTCGACTGGACCAACCCCGAGGTGCAGGAAGAGTTCCGCTCGATCCTGCGCTTCTGGCTCGACCGGGGTGTCGACGGCTTCCGCGTCGACGTCGCCCACGGCATGGTCAAGGCCGACGGCCTGCACGACTATCACGCCCCCACCGACGCCGACTCGATGGGCGGCGGCGAGCAGAACGTGCCGTACTGGGGCCAGGACGGCGTGCATGACATCTACCGCGACTGGCACACCGTGCTCGCAGAGTACGACGGCGACCGTGCGCTCTGTGGCGAGGCCTGGATGCCGACCCTCAAGCAGACCGCACTCTGGGTGCGCCCCGACGAGATGCACCAGACGTTCAACTTCCCGTACCTGATGACCCCGTGGGATGCCACACAGCTGCGCGAGGTCATCCGCGAGTCGCTCGACGAGTTCGGTGCGGTCGGCGCCCCCAGCACGTGGGTGCTGTCGAACCACGACGTCGTGCGCCACTTCTCGCGCCTCGCGCTCACCGCCGACAACCCGCAGGGCGAGGGCATCGGACCGCTCTCGAAGGGCAAGCCCGACACGGCGGTCGGCCAGGCGCGCGGACGCGCGGCATCCACGGTGATGCTCGCACTGCCCGGATCGACCTACCTCTACCAGGGCGAGGAGCTCGGCCTCCCCGAAGCGATGGAGCTGCCCGACGACGTGCGTCAGGACCCGACCTGGTTCCGCACGAACGGCGAGCGCTACGGACGTGACGGATGCCGCGTGCCGCTGCCCTGGGAAGCGGATGCTCCTGCCTTCGGCTTCAACGAGTCCGGAGCATCCTGGCTCCCGCAGCCCGCGGAATGGGCGACCTACGCACGCGATGTCGAGCAGGCAGACCCCGACTCGACGCTGGCGCTGTACACACAGCTGCTGCGCCTGCGTCGCGAGCACAACCTCGGCACCGGATCGCTCGTCTGGGAGGATCTGGGCGCGGATGCGGTGGCGTTCCGCCGAGGTGGGCTGCACGTCGCCGCCAACCTCGGCGCGGAGCCGGTGGAGCTCGGCGAGGGCGTGACGTTCCTCGTGCAGAGCCAGCCGTTTGAGGGCACCGCGCTGCCCGTCGACACGGCTGCCTGGTACGTGAAGGCCTGACCTGCCGCGAGAAACCACTTCTGTCGTGAGAAACCACGTCAGAAGTGGTTTCTCACGCAGGATATGGTTTCTCGCGGGCATTCGCCATAGGGATCAGGGAGAAGCACGTGGTCAGCATCGATGAGGTGGCACGCCTTGCCGGCGTCTCGACCGCCACGGTCTCGAGGGCGCTCAGCGGCCGCGGCACGGTCTCCGAGAAGACCCGCCGGCGGGTGCAGGAGGCCACCGAAGCCCTCGGCTACGTCGTGTCCTCACGCGCGTCGAGCCTGGCATCCGGTCGCACCCG
The DNA window shown above is from Microbacterium keratanolyticum and carries:
- a CDS encoding glycoside hydrolase family 13 protein; this translates as MTELEQFAAPGSEWWRSAVIYQIYPRSFADASGDGIGDLPGITSRLDDLKTLGIDAIWLSPFMTSPQKDAGYDVADYRDVDPIFGTLADFDEMLAQAHARGIRVIVDLVPNHSSDQHEWFQQALAAAPGSPERARYIFRDGKGENGELPPNNWQSVFGGGMWERVTEADGTPGQWYLHIFDATQPDFDWTNPEVQEEFRSILRFWLDRGVDGFRVDVAHGMVKADGLHDYHAPTDADSMGGGEQNVPYWGQDGVHDIYRDWHTVLAEYDGDRALCGEAWMPTLKQTALWVRPDEMHQTFNFPYLMTPWDATQLREVIRESLDEFGAVGAPSTWVLSNHDVVRHFSRLALTADNPQGEGIGPLSKGKPDTAVGQARGRAASTVMLALPGSTYLYQGEELGLPEAMELPDDVRQDPTWFRTNGERYGRDGCRVPLPWEADAPAFGFNESGASWLPQPAEWATYARDVEQADPDSTLALYTQLLRLRREHNLGTGSLVWEDLGADAVAFRRGGLHVAANLGAEPVELGEGVTFLVQSQPFEGTALPVDTAAWYVKA
- the purS gene encoding phosphoribosylformylglycinamidine synthase subunit PurS translates to MPKIVVDVMPKPELLDPQGKAVTGAFGRLGVTSFSEVRIGKRFELTVDGEVTDELLAEVKKLADDVLSNSVIEDVVGIEVAE
- a CDS encoding BCCT family transporter yields the protein MTMTSPIDPKTGETTPTATTKSRRSNAAKRLLEEVTKPGLVHPALIPGIGVERTGKIFPMNWGVFAIAAALALGVIVWAFIDPDGVSTVGAASLSWTTEYFGWLFGALAVVVIVFMLIIGYGRTGGIRLGADDEEPEFSTVSWVAMLFSAGIGIGLLFYGPFEPLTYFLNPPHGFDDAPGSADAMHSALAQTTLHWGPIAWAFYALVGGAIAYSAYRRGRAPLISAIFTPIFGERTNGPIGWVIDVFAIVVTLFGTAISLGIGALQIGRGVEVVTGIGEVGNTFLIAAMAILTALFVLSAVSGLKRGIRALSNINMVLAGVLALFVFIAGPTMLLLNFLPAAAMDFFNELGTMLVRNPIHGEETAEFMQAWTTYYWAWWVSWSPFVGMFIAKISRGRTLREFVTVVIIVPSAVCFTWFAIFGGTSMWMESEGMGISDSGSPEAMLFTMLGNLPFGVITSVVALIAIVIFFVTSADSASIVMASMSQRGRPEPATWVTIVWGVMLGLIAVSLLLAGGQDALSGLQSLMVVSALPFAFVLIGMMFAWVQDLRTDPYVLRQKFARAAIAQGVRRGIEEHGDDFVFEAQATKEGEGAGAFLDTEDPALTEWYVEAVTGQIDVITADDVDRTLEPGRIQPKGPERPDHTASGDAALTVGEERKKKPSAE
- a CDS encoding DUF1761 domain-containing protein; the encoded protein is MIPEINYWAVLLATASSMVVGSIWYARGVFGTRWSKLANVDMDKPAASATMAIITTVIVSFVTAWVLAGATAISWHFYGGSFLISALVTSIVLWAGFTAARFITHDAFEGRPTSLTVMNIAHELVTVVVMAVLIGVWPPALG
- a CDS encoding adenine phosphoribosyltransferase, whose amino-acid sequence is MPEAPLSPALTRAASLIREIPDYPEPGILFRDITPLLADAEALRVTTEALMEPFLGTFDVVAGIEARGFILAGAAAISAGVGLVPIRKAGKLPRPAASVDYALEYGTATIEMHDDLPRGTRMLLIDDVLATGGTLAAGRHLVETLGHTVAGVSVLFEIEGLGGREIVGDLHTVFHS
- the purQ gene encoding phosphoribosylformylglycinamidine synthase subunit PurQ; amino-acid sequence: MTTRIGVITFPGSLDDRDAQRAIQLAGAEPVALWHGSHDLEGVDALVLPGGFSYGDYLRSGAIAALSPIMTEVKEAAAKGMPILGICNGFQMLVEAHLLPGGLIRNHHQHFVRRDQRLIVENTTSAWTSEFTQGQEIVIPLKNAEGGYIADTETLDRIEGEGLVAFRYAGVNPNGSLRDIAGLTNPAGNVVGLMPHPEHATEPGFGPDTTAAMRSGVDGLAFFTSAIAAVARVAA